A section of the Paenibacillus aurantius genome encodes:
- a CDS encoding VTT domain-containing protein: MTFITAWLEQYGYGILFIALFLEMLALPLPGEVLLSYAGLLVFQGKLSLPLAILLAGAGASAGMTLSYWIGFRLGKPFFEKYGARFHMGPDKLDKVSHWFQKYGNVSLMVAYFIPGVRHITGYFSGTTRLSFRKYAAFAYSGAFLWVGVFLTLGKLLGPKWELYHHTINRYLLIGGIGTAFILIMVYYYRNRREVWRARATLLLEKGLTRFHTAGNVRFLLISAFAVLVGFLSLAIGMIQDFLAQEFSMFDEITTFLIGELFSSGWSVWMNRFAMLGTYYFWGPVILVTALWILLKGKERRLELSFLGLVVLGGEALDEGLRYLFHRTGPLPSGLRDPYTFPSEQSLLSLIVVGIAVYLGVRHYGGVKLRMAGVLSVILISLLVGISRIYFGIQYPSDVAAGFAFGGVWLSLNVVLLEIFRLLSERSRQA; encoded by the coding sequence TTGACGTTTATAACCGCTTGGCTGGAGCAATACGGATATGGGATCCTCTTTATCGCCCTATTTCTGGAGATGCTGGCCTTACCGCTTCCGGGAGAAGTCCTTCTGAGCTACGCCGGACTGCTCGTGTTTCAAGGGAAATTGAGCTTGCCGCTTGCTATCCTCCTCGCTGGAGCAGGGGCATCGGCAGGGATGACGTTGTCTTATTGGATTGGCTTTCGCCTGGGCAAGCCCTTCTTTGAGAAATACGGGGCCAGGTTCCATATGGGACCGGACAAGCTCGATAAGGTCTCTCACTGGTTTCAAAAATACGGAAATGTAAGTTTGATGGTGGCCTACTTCATTCCCGGCGTTCGTCATATCACCGGATACTTCTCGGGCACGACACGGCTTTCCTTTCGCAAGTATGCCGCTTTCGCTTATTCAGGAGCCTTTTTGTGGGTCGGGGTATTCCTTACACTTGGAAAATTGCTTGGTCCGAAGTGGGAATTGTATCATCATACCATCAACCGCTATCTGCTGATCGGCGGAATTGGCACAGCCTTCATTCTTATTATGGTCTATTATTACCGGAACCGCCGGGAGGTGTGGCGAGCCAGAGCGACCCTTCTTCTGGAAAAAGGGCTTACCCGCTTCCATACAGCGGGAAACGTCCGCTTTCTACTGATTTCCGCTTTCGCCGTTCTGGTGGGGTTTCTTTCGTTAGCCATCGGAATGATTCAGGATTTCCTGGCTCAGGAATTCTCCATGTTTGATGAAATCACGACGTTCCTGATCGGCGAGTTGTTCTCTTCCGGCTGGTCCGTGTGGATGAACCGGTTTGCCATGCTCGGCACTTACTATTTTTGGGGACCTGTGATCCTGGTTACGGCTCTATGGATTCTGCTAAAAGGAAAGGAACGGAGACTCGAGCTCTCCTTTCTTGGCTTGGTCGTACTGGGCGGGGAGGCCCTGGATGAGGGACTGCGCTATTTGTTCCACCGGACCGGTCCTCTTCCGTCCGGATTACGGGATCCCTATACCTTTCCGAGCGAGCAAAGCCTTCTTTCCCTTATTGTGGTGGGGATAGCTGTCTACTTAGGGGTTCGGCATTACGGAGGGGTCAAGCTTCGCATGGCCGGTGTTCTGTCGGTCATTCTTATAAGTCTGCTTGTCGGAATCAGCCGGATCTACTTCGGGATTCAATATCCGAGCGATGTCGCGGCAGGCTTTGCTTTTGGCGGAGTCTGGCTCAGCTTGAATGTTGTTCTGCTGGAGATTTTCCGGCTGCTGTCGGAGAGAAGCCGGCAAGCATAA